The following proteins are encoded in a genomic region of Syntrophotaleaceae bacterium:
- a CDS encoding alternate F1F0 ATPase, F1 subunit alpha, whose amino-acid sequence MKPSTAPLSSVLEETFAAIDKVGSEYEPGLYLQEVGHVIYVGKGVARVAGLSGARSEELLTFPGGLLGLVFNVDPGEAGVLLLGDYGHLRSGNEARRTGQVFEVPVGEGFVGRVVDPAGRQRDELGPIRSQARLPAERPAPAIMDRLPVSVPLMSGLKVVDALIPVGRGQRELILGDRQTGKTALAVDTILNQKDKDVLCVYCAIGQRSSSIAQVVDHLREHGAMAYTTVVVAEGDDPPGLQFVAPYAATTMAEFFMEQGRDVLVVYDDLTRHARAYRELSLLLRRPPGREAFPGDIFYIHSRLLERSTRLRADKGGGSLTALPIIETEAQNLSAYIPTNLISITDGQIYLSPELFRKGLLPPVDVGRSVSRVGGKTQLPAYRAVAGDLKLSYAQFEELEVFARFGTRLDEETQKVLRRGRRVRALLKQPQFSPLTAAEQVMVLHALNQGLFDPLEDEELDRAESAVRGAMARVPDVARKIERGEELDREDLESLLQAAKEAISGLPGRS is encoded by the coding sequence ATGAAGCCGTCGACCGCGCCTCTATCCTCTGTGCTGGAAGAGACTTTCGCAGCCATCGACAAGGTTGGCTCGGAGTATGAGCCGGGTCTTTACCTTCAGGAAGTGGGCCATGTGATTTACGTGGGAAAGGGGGTAGCGAGGGTCGCCGGTCTGTCCGGTGCCCGCAGCGAGGAGCTGTTGACCTTTCCCGGCGGACTTCTTGGACTGGTTTTCAACGTCGATCCCGGTGAGGCCGGCGTACTGCTGCTGGGCGATTACGGCCATCTTCGCAGCGGCAACGAGGCGCGCCGCACCGGCCAGGTGTTCGAGGTGCCGGTGGGCGAAGGTTTCGTGGGCCGGGTGGTGGATCCCGCCGGCCGGCAGCGGGATGAGCTGGGCCCGATCCGGTCTCAGGCCCGGTTGCCAGCCGAAAGACCGGCTCCGGCCATTATGGACCGTCTTCCCGTTTCCGTTCCCCTGATGTCCGGGCTCAAGGTCGTCGATGCGCTGATTCCCGTCGGCCGCGGACAGCGGGAGCTGATTCTGGGAGACCGGCAGACCGGCAAGACGGCCCTGGCCGTCGATACGATCCTCAACCAGAAGGACAAGGACGTCCTCTGCGTCTACTGCGCCATCGGACAGCGCTCCTCCAGCATTGCCCAGGTCGTGGATCATTTGCGGGAACACGGGGCCATGGCCTACACCACGGTGGTCGTGGCCGAGGGGGACGATCCTCCGGGATTGCAGTTTGTCGCCCCTTATGCGGCAACCACCATGGCCGAATTCTTCATGGAACAGGGCCGGGACGTTCTGGTGGTCTATGACGATCTCACCCGCCACGCCCGGGCTTACCGGGAGTTGTCGCTGCTGCTGCGCCGGCCGCCGGGGAGGGAGGCCTTTCCCGGGGACATCTTTTACATCCATTCCCGACTGCTGGAGCGTTCGACTCGTCTGCGGGCGGACAAGGGCGGCGGCTCGCTGACGGCCCTGCCGATCATCGAAACCGAAGCTCAAAACCTCTCGGCCTACATCCCCACCAATCTCATCTCCATCACCGACGGCCAGATCTACCTGTCCCCGGAGCTTTTCAGAAAAGGGCTTCTCCCACCGGTCGATGTGGGCAGGTCCGTGTCCCGGGTGGGCGGCAAAACTCAGCTGCCGGCCTATCGTGCGGTCGCCGGCGACCTGAAGCTGAGTTACGCCCAGTTCGAGGAGCTGGAGGTTTTCGCCCGCTTCGGCACCCGCCTTGACGAGGAGACCCAAAAGGTGCTTCGCCGCGGCAGGAGGGTGCGCGCTCTGCTCAAGCAGCCGCAGTTCTCCCCGTTGACGGCAGCCGAGCAGGTCATGGTCCTCCACGCCCTCAACCAGGGGCTCTTCGATCCCTTGGAGGACGAAGAACTGGATAGAGCAGAGTCGGCCGTGCGCGGGGCGATGGCCCGGGTGCCGGACGTGGCGCGGAAGATCGAGCGGGGCGAGGAGCTGGACCGGGAGGACCTCGAGAGCCTGCTGCAGGCCGCCAAAGAGGCCATCAGCGGACTGCCGGGGAGGTCCTGA
- a CDS encoding F0F1 ATP synthase subunit C, whose protein sequence is MDSLGWVAVASIISAGLCIGIGAIGPALGEGRALAQALSALAQQPDEANTITRTLFVGMAMVESTAIYCFVVTMILIFANPFWNFFLAQAGGG, encoded by the coding sequence ATGGATAGTCTCGGATGGGTTGCCGTCGCCTCGATCATATCGGCCGGGCTTTGTATCGGGATCGGAGCCATCGGCCCTGCCTTGGGGGAGGGCCGCGCCCTGGCCCAGGCCCTCAGCGCCCTGGCCCAGCAGCCTGACGAGGCCAATACCATCACCCGTACCCTCTTCGTCGGCATGGCCATGGTGGAATCGACGGCCATCTACTGCTTCGTGGTCACCATGATCCTGATTTTCGCCAACCCCTTCTGGAATTTCTTTCTCGCCCAGGCCGGCGGAGGATAA